Below is a genomic region from Hyalangium minutum.
CACCTCCAGCTCCAACTCGCCCTCGTCCGCCGTGAGGCTGGTGCCCGCCTTGGGGCTGAGGAAGAACTGCCCCCCGCCCTCCACCTTCAGCCAGTGGCGCAGCGGCACGGAGAAGTCCAAGCCCACCGCCGGGTGCAGCCGGTGCGAGCCTGTGAGTGGCGCCCGGGCATCCCGATCCACCTCGAACTCGCGGCTGAGCATGCCGCCGCGGAAGCCCGCGTAGGCCAGGCGCGGCCGGGACTCGGTGCCCATGTTGATGTAGTAGCGGTACATGAGCATCGCGGTGATGACCGAGTCGGTGGCCACCACGCTGCGCGTCGGCGTCTCGCCCGTGTCCGTCGTCACCTTCACCCGCGTCTCCGAGTAGCCCCGCTGGTAGCCCGCCAGCAGCCCCAGCCCGCGCCACGGCTTCTCCGAGCGCGCCAGCGGCAGCACCTCGACCTGGCCCACCAGCCCCAGGTACGGGACCCCGGACTTGAAGTCGATCGTGTCGCCGGACTGCTCCTCCACGGGCTTCTTGTCGAACTCGCCGCAGGAGCTGACGCCGGGACGCGCGCAGTACTGGCGCCACGTCGTGTTGCCCCCGAGGAACACCTGGATCATCGGCGGGTGCCGGTGCCGATCCTTCGCCTCCAGCTCCTGGCGGGTGGCGTACTCGTCGAACGCATTCGTGGAGGTGTGAGACTCGTCATCCAGCGACTTGGGGATCTCCAGCGGCTCGGCGGGCGGCTTCGGAGCGGTGGAGGCCTCGGCAGACGCGGCCGGAGGAGGCTGGGCCGGCGGGGCCGTCTCGGCCGGGGGCTTCGTCGCCACGGGTGGAGGCTTCGCGGCCTCTGGAGGCGGAGTGGCCGCAGTCGCGGGAGGCGGAGTGGCGGCCGGCGGGGTCGCCGCGGGCGGAGGCTCGGGCGTGGCAGGCTGAGCGGGCGGAGGCTCGGCGGGAGGCGCCACCGGAGGCGGAGGCTTCGCGGCCGTGGCGACGATGCTCGCAGCCAGCCTGCGCACCTCGCTCGCGGGGAGCTTGCCCTTCTGGAGCTTCACGCTCTTGGTGAACTGCTCCTGGCCGTTGACGCCCAGGATCTGCAGGGTCAAGGTCTTCCCCACATTGCCCGTCACCACCGCGTCCAGCTGAAGCCCGGGGGCCACCTGGGCCACCCCCTCGGTGGAGCGGGCGGCGGCGCCCTTCAGCCCGGACTTGGCGGCGGCGCCCGTGTACTGCTTGAGCGTGACGAGCTGGATCTGCTTGTTCTTCTTGAGCGCGTTCTCCAGCTGCGTGCGCACCGCGCCGCGGCGGTCACCCTCGAAGTCGAGGACCACCACGCGCGGCTTGGCCGCCTTCTGGGCCTCCGCCACCTGCGAGGCCAGCACCAGGGCCAGGGCCAACAGCGCGCCCCACCGACTCATCCATCGTCCCAAGGACCTCATCCGGGCTGGGAGGTTCACCCAGCCCGCACTCGATGTCCACAACCAGCCGCATCACGTCTCCGCGGAGGACGCGGAGAGAGAGGGTTGGATCTCCAGGACGGAGGGGGCCGCGGACGGGGGCGGCTCGGCGGGCGGCGGCGGCAGCGCCGGCTGGGTGATGCCCAGGAAGTCGCGGCGGTAGATGCGGACCATGGCCATGAAGAGCGAGGCGATCAGCGGCCCCACCAGCATCCCCATCATCCCGAACACGGCCACCCCGCCGAACATAGAGAGGAAGACGAGCAGCGGGTGCAGCGCCATGCGCGAGCCGCACAGCCGCGGGCGGATGAAGTTGTCGATGGTGCCCACCACCAGCGCGCCCCACCCCGCCAGGAAGAGCCCATCACCCACCCTTCCCGACAGCGCGAGCAGGATGCTGATGGGCAGCCAGACGAGGCCGGTCCCCACCACCGGTACCAGTGCGGCGATCACCATGGCGGCGCCCCACACCCCCGCGTGGGGCACGCCGATGATCATCATCCCCACCAGGCCCACCGCGCCCTGAACGATGGCGGTGACGGTGTTGCCGTAGACGATGGCGTAGGCGACGTCGACGAAGTCCCGGGAGAAGCCCTCGAGGTAGCGCTTGTCGAGCGGGACGAGGCGGATGGCCTCGGCGTAGAGGCGGCGGCCATCCAGGAAGAAGTAGTACATGGACACCGTCATCAGGAACAGGTTGATGACGAACTCGGAGCCAAGCCCCACGGCGTGGCGCAGCAGGGTGGCGCTGGCGGTGGCGCCGGACACGAGCGCCTTCTCCAGCTCCGAGCCCACCGTCTCCGAGCGCACGTAGCGGCTCAGGCCGGACGGCAGGTTGGCGATGAACTCCTGGCGCAGATCCGTCCGCTCGAGCACGTTGGGCAGGTTGGTGGCGAGTTGGAGCAGCTCCCGCCCCACCAGCCACCCCACCCCGGCCAGCGGCAGCAGGATGAGGAGGAAGACGGCCACGGTGGACAAGGTGGCGCACAGCGGGGTGCGTC
It encodes:
- a CDS encoding AI-2E family transporter — protein: MAAADSKRWSNCVFAGLFALAIVLFSRILLPFVMPVLLGGFLVVLFFPIQNFLCRQLKGRTPLCATLSTVAVFLLILLPLAGVGWLVGRELLQLATNLPNVLERTDLRQEFIANLPSGLSRYVRSETVGSELEKALVSGATASATLLRHAVGLGSEFVINLFLMTVSMYYFFLDGRRLYAEAIRLVPLDKRYLEGFSRDFVDVAYAIVYGNTVTAIVQGAVGLVGMMIIGVPHAGVWGAAMVIAALVPVVGTGLVWLPISILLALSGRVGDGLFLAGWGALVVGTIDNFIRPRLCGSRMALHPLLVFLSMFGGVAVFGMMGMLVGPLIASLFMAMVRIYRRDFLGITQPALPPPPAEPPPSAAPSVLEIQPSLSASSAET